Genomic window (Asticcacaulis excentricus CB 48):
GTTATCAAGGACGATTGCCTGTTTCGCGGCTTTACACCGAAAGCGGTCGCTCTGAAATTGGCGCAGGAAAAAGCCCTGCATGTGTCGCGCGCGCAGGCCGGTCTGGTTATTGGGGCAGACTCGGTGCTGCAACTCGACAAAGACCTCATTTCCAAGCAGAAAACATTGGCCGACGCAGCCGACCTATTGCGTCGGTTTTCGGGTAAAACCCATTACCTGCACTCTGCCGTCGCGGTGGCGCAAAACGGTCAGCTTCTGTGGTCGCACGCCGATACGGCCGACTTGACCGTGCGCCGCCTTAGCGAGGATTTTATCGCCCACTATATAAAGACGGCGGGTGAGGAAATCCTGTCCAGCGTCGGCTGCTACATGCTCGAAGCGCATGGCGTCCATTTGTTTGACTCGATCAAGGGCGACTACTTCACCGTTCTGGGCCTGCCCTTGCTGCCCCTACTGGCGCAACTCAGACATTACGAGATTATACCGGCATGAAACACCTCCCCACAGGCGCGGCCCTGGTCGCCGGCGTTGTCGGTCAGCCGATCCGCCAGTCCCTTTCTCCCTTTCTGCACACGGCCTGGCTAAGGCATATGGGCCTCAACGGCGTCTATGCGCCCTTCGCGCCTGCCGATGATCATGCGTTTGAACGTCTTATTTTGTCGTGCCGCACCAATGGCATCAAAGGCTTGAACATCACCGCTCCGTTCAAGGAACTGGCGTTGAAGCTCGCTGACACATCGACCGATCTGGCCCGTCGCTGCGGCTCGGCCAATCTTCTGACCTTTGACGAAGACGGCAGCGTACACGCCCACTCCACCGACGGTCACGGGCTTATTCAGGCCTTTCATCTACAGGCGCCCGAGTGTGACCTAACGGCAGGCGCCGTGACGCTTCTTGGTGCCGGTGGGGCGTCGCGCGCCGTGGTGGCCGCCCTTCTGGATAAGGGCTGCCGCGATGTGCGCATCGTCAACCGCACAGTGGCCCGCGCCGAAGAGATCGTCTTTGCCTTCAAAGAGGGCGTCAGTGCCTATGCGCTGAGCGATATCGACCGCGCCTTTGCCGGTTCGGTGGCGGTGATCAATGCCGCGTCGGGCGGTCCCCTGCCCTTGTTTGACGCGCTCGATGCGTCAGCAACGGCTATGGACATGACCTACAGGCCGTTGAAAACCAACTGGTTGCAGGCGGCTGAAGCGCGCGGTCTCACAACGGTCGATGGCCTGATGATGCTGATTGAACAGGCGCGCCCGTCCTTTGCCGCCTTCTATGGTCAGGCCCCGGATGCGGATTTCGACGTGCGCGGTCTGGCGCTGGAATTTCTGGGTGAGACGAAGTGATCCGTCTGGGTCTCACCGGCTCCATAGGTATGGGCAAATCGACCATAGCGCGCATGTTCGCCGACGAAGGCTTGCCGGTCTGGGATGCCGACGAGACGGTTCATCGGCTATACGCGACCTCCGAACCGCTGAAAGCTGCCCTGGTCGAAGCCTTTGGTGAGGTTTTGACAGACGGCTCAGTTGATCGCGCGAAGCTATCTCTCAACCTGAAGGCAAAACCGGACGGTTTTGCACGGCTGAATGCTCTGGTCCATCCGGCGACGGTCGCCGATCGTGAGGCGTTTCTGGTCCACCATGCCGCCGCAGGCACGCGCCTCACCTTATGCGATATTCCGCTATTGTTTGAAACCGGCGCGCAAACAAGCTTCGACAAGGTGGTCGTCGTATCCGCCCCACCGGAGGTTCAGGCCGCCCGCGTCCTAGCCCGCCCCGGCATGACAGCGGAAAAGTTTGCGGACATATTGGCGCGTCAGATGCCAGACGCGGAAAAGCGCCGCCGTGCGGATTTCGTTATCGACACGTCGCAAACGCTTCAGGCCAATCGTCAACAGGTGCGTGAGATTATCCGCGATCTGCACGAAGCCTGACTCTGGACAAGCCCGACAAACGGAAGTCAAATCACCTTCATGCGTCAGATCGTCCTCGATACCGAAACCACCGGCATTGACCCGAAAAAAGGCCACCGCCTGATCGAAGTCGGCTGCATCGAAATCGAAGATCTGCTGCCGACGGGCAAGACCTTTCACCATTATTTCAACCCCGAACGGCTGATAGAGCCGGACGCCATCCGCGTTCATGGCATCACCGATGAGATGGTGGCGGACAAGCCGAAATTTGCGGATCTGGCTCAGGCCTTTATCGACTTCGTCGGCGATGCGCCGATTATCGCGCACAATGCCTCGTTTGACCGGGGCTTTATCAATATGGAGCTAGAGCGACTGGGTCTGGATCCCACCGACCCGGACCGTTGGGTCGATACACTGGAACTGGCACGCTACAAGTTTCCGGGCATGGCCAATTCGCTTGATGCCCTGTGTAAGCGCTATAATATCTCACTGGCCGAACGCGACAAACACGGGGCCTTGCTCGATGCGCGTCTGCTGGCCGGCGTTTATCTGGAGCTGTCTGGCGGTAAGGAACGCGGCCTTGACCTCAAGATGCACGGAATGGTGTCCGAAGACGGCACGGAGATCCGCGTGATGAACCACGGCCAGCGTCCCCGCCCTCTGCCCTCGCACATCCATCCGGAAGAAGCCGAAGCGCATAAGGCCTTCTGCCTCAAATATCTTAAAGACCAGAATATGTGGGGCTACACGGCCTCATAGAAATGAAAAGACCCGCAGCCACAGACTGCGGGTCTTTTTTCGCAAAACAGATTTTGGCTTATGCCTGGCCAGCGGTTTCGCCGATCTGACCCTTTTGCTGCATATAGAGCGCGGCAAAGTCGATGGGTTCGACGAAGAAGGGCGGGAAGAAGCCGCCGTCGGAGGTCGCATCGGCGATGATGCGGCGGGCGAATGGGAAGAGGTAACGCGGGCATTCGACCAAAAGGGTCGGCTCGATCGCCGCTTGCGGCACGTTGGCCAGCTGGAACAGGCCGCCATAGACCAGTTCGATCGCAAACATCGGACCTTCGGGGTTTGATGCCTTGACCGACAGCTTCAGATCGACTTCGAACAGGCCGTCCGGACGGCCCTTGGCGTTCATTTCTACGCCCATATCGATTTCCGGACGCTGATCCATGCGCAGCGAGTTGGGCGCGCGCGGGTTTTCAAACGAGAAATCGCGAATAAACTGGGCCAGAACCTGCATATTGGCAGGCAGAGGGCCGCCCTGGGCGTCGGTGGCCGGGGCGGTGCCGTTTTCGGCGGGGATCGAATCGTCAGCCATTAAACTCAAAAACTCCGTTGGGCGTATAAAGCGCATTCCGAAAGGGCTTAGCGGTTTTCGGAATCAAATGCGCGACCAAACAAAAAATTAGAGCCGGGTTTTGTCCAGGTTTGAACGAAATCCGATCTAATATCCGGTTGAAAACGGCCCTAGCACGCACAAAATCGATTGGCAATCAAACGAATGGTTCCGTTTACCTCAACTTTGCCTATATAGGGAAGATTAGACCTTGCTGTACCCCTGTTCGGAGACGTCTTGATGCCCTGGGACCTGCTGATTCTGGCCTTGATCGCCGTGGTCGTGCTGTTTCAGCTCTACAACGTGTTGGGCCGCCGCGTCGGATTCAAGGCCGAAGACAAACCCGTTGTCCCCAAGACCGAGGACTCGGAGGGCCCATTCAACAGGCCGGGTCAGGAGCCAAAGGCGCAGCCCGAACGCCTGCGTATGCCCAATCTGGACGCCTTAAAGTCGCGCGATGCCCATTTCAACGAGATCAATTTCGTTGAAAAGGCGCGTGAAGCCTATGAACAGATCGTGTTGGCTTTCAATCGCGGGGAAATCGAGGGTCTCAAGGATCGTTTGTCGGAAAGCGTTTATGGCGTCTTCGCCAAGGCCATCGAGGCGCGCGGTGAACAGAAGGCTATGACTGTGTCATTTGTCGAATCGCCGAAGACAGATCTCGATCAGATCGACCTGAAAGATGACCGGGCCTCGGTGCGTGTGCGCTTCCTGTCGGAACTCCTTTATGAGATGGCCGACCCGGACGGTGGCGAACCGAAAAAGGCGCATCGCCGCACGGCTGAATTCTGGACCTTCCAGAAAAACCTGAAATCGCCGACCAATCCGTGGATTCTGTCCCGTGTCGAGGCCGCCAAGGCATGAGCCTGAGGGGGAGGGCAGGGGTGCTGACCGTCGCACGGCGTCTGCTCGCCTATGGATGCGTGTCCATGGCGGCGCTGAGTCTGGTGGCGTGCGTCGAAACACCCAAGCCTCCGGTGGGCCCGTCACCCCTACCGTCACCGCCCGTCCCCGAGACAGACCCACAGCCGGTGCCGACGCCTCCTCCGTCTGAGCCTCTCGCGTCGCGGCCGTCACAAAGTCTTTCGGCTTTGCCAGGCTGGGGGGAGACGGACCCCTTTATTGCCCTTGAAGCCGTGCGCGGGGCCTGTGCCTATCGTCAGGGGCGCCAATACGCCCGGGCCTGCGATGCGCTTAAGACACAGGCGTTTGAACAGCCGGAAGAAATCAAGCAATGGCTTGAGGCCCGCTTTCGTGTCGAACGCATCGAAGGCGAGGGGCTTTTAACGGCCTATTTCGTGCCGGAATACCCGGCGACCACCACCCCTTCGCGCGAGTTTTCGCAACCCGTCCGTACCAAACCCGCCGACCTGGTATTGGTCGATGGGGCGCAAATGACCCCTCCACAGCCGGCAGGCAAACGCTTTGCGGCGCGCCGGGCCGGCGAGCTTTATGTGCCTTATTACACGCGCGCTGAAATCGAGGCCCAACCGGTCACGGGCCAGGCCTATTATATGCGGCCCGAAGACTATTTCTTTATGCAGATTCAGGGCTCTGGCTATCTGACGCTCGAAGACGGGACGCGCTTCATGGCGGCCTATGCCGCTGATAATGGCCTGCCGTTTGTAGGGATTGCCAAGACCCTGACCGAACGCGGTCTGATGAAGAAGGAACAAACTTCCGGCGAGGCTATTCGCCAATGGCTGGCCGATAATCGCGGCCCGGTGGCGCAGGAGGTCATGAACCAGAACCCGCGCTATGCCTTCTTTTCAATGGATATGACTAAGATGGAGCCGTTGGGCGCCGCGGCGATCCCGCTGCCCGCTGGCGCGGCCATTGCCATTGATCCGTCTTTCCACCCTTATGGTGATCTGTACTGGGTCGATGCGGATGCGGGTTCGCTCAGCGGCGCCTTCCCCGCCTACCGCCGCCTGGTGGCGGCCCTCGACACGGGTGGGGCCATTCGCGGAAAGATTCGCGCCGACCTCTATATGGGTCACGGCGACCGCGCGGGCCGCGAAGCCGGGCGCGTCAAGCACAAGCTGCGCCTGTGGCGTATCGTTCCGGCGGAATGATCTGCTATTTTTCTGAACGCTTCTGCTTATGCCTTCGGTACATGTCGCGCCAGTTATCGAAGCTGATGAATATGACAATCGCTACAATTGGTGCAGCAAAAAACACATAGATGCTTTGGATCAACGCGCCCGCAATGCTTAACCCAAAGAACGCGAGATACATGTAAAATATGCGGCCGCGTTTC
Coding sequences:
- a CDS encoding Maf family protein; translated protein: MTTPPLILASGSKIRATLLTNCGLSFTKIPADIDEDVIKDDCLFRGFTPKAVALKLAQEKALHVSRAQAGLVIGADSVLQLDKDLISKQKTLADAADLLRRFSGKTHYLHSAVAVAQNGQLLWSHADTADLTVRRLSEDFIAHYIKTAGEEILSSVGCYMLEAHGVHLFDSIKGDYFTVLGLPLLPLLAQLRHYEIIPA
- a CDS encoding shikimate dehydrogenase family protein, whose amino-acid sequence is MKHLPTGAALVAGVVGQPIRQSLSPFLHTAWLRHMGLNGVYAPFAPADDHAFERLILSCRTNGIKGLNITAPFKELALKLADTSTDLARRCGSANLLTFDEDGSVHAHSTDGHGLIQAFHLQAPECDLTAGAVTLLGAGGASRAVVAALLDKGCRDVRIVNRTVARAEEIVFAFKEGVSAYALSDIDRAFAGSVAVINAASGGPLPLFDALDASATAMDMTYRPLKTNWLQAAEARGLTTVDGLMMLIEQARPSFAAFYGQAPDADFDVRGLALEFLGETK
- the coaE gene encoding dephospho-CoA kinase (Dephospho-CoA kinase (CoaE) performs the final step in coenzyme A biosynthesis.), with the protein product MIRLGLTGSIGMGKSTIARMFADEGLPVWDADETVHRLYATSEPLKAALVEAFGEVLTDGSVDRAKLSLNLKAKPDGFARLNALVHPATVADREAFLVHHAAAGTRLTLCDIPLLFETGAQTSFDKVVVVSAPPEVQAARVLARPGMTAEKFADILARQMPDAEKRRRADFVIDTSQTLQANRQQVREIIRDLHEA
- the dnaQ gene encoding DNA polymerase III subunit epsilon yields the protein MRQIVLDTETTGIDPKKGHRLIEVGCIEIEDLLPTGKTFHHYFNPERLIEPDAIRVHGITDEMVADKPKFADLAQAFIDFVGDAPIIAHNASFDRGFINMELERLGLDPTDPDRWVDTLELARYKFPGMANSLDALCKRYNISLAERDKHGALLDARLLAGVYLELSGGKERGLDLKMHGMVSEDGTEIRVMNHGQRPRPLPSHIHPEEAEAHKAFCLKYLKDQNMWGYTAS
- the secB gene encoding protein-export chaperone SecB: MADDSIPAENGTAPATDAQGGPLPANMQVLAQFIRDFSFENPRAPNSLRMDQRPEIDMGVEMNAKGRPDGLFEVDLKLSVKASNPEGPMFAIELVYGGLFQLANVPQAAIEPTLLVECPRYLFPFARRIIADATSDGGFFPPFFVEPIDFAALYMQQKGQIGETAGQA
- a CDS encoding Tim44/TimA family putative adaptor protein; the protein is MPWDLLILALIAVVVLFQLYNVLGRRVGFKAEDKPVVPKTEDSEGPFNRPGQEPKAQPERLRMPNLDALKSRDAHFNEINFVEKAREAYEQIVLAFNRGEIEGLKDRLSESVYGVFAKAIEARGEQKAMTVSFVESPKTDLDQIDLKDDRASVRVRFLSELLYEMADPDGGEPKKAHRRTAEFWTFQKNLKSPTNPWILSRVEAAKA
- a CDS encoding MltA domain-containing protein; the protein is MLTVARRLLAYGCVSMAALSLVACVETPKPPVGPSPLPSPPVPETDPQPVPTPPPSEPLASRPSQSLSALPGWGETDPFIALEAVRGACAYRQGRQYARACDALKTQAFEQPEEIKQWLEARFRVERIEGEGLLTAYFVPEYPATTTPSREFSQPVRTKPADLVLVDGAQMTPPQPAGKRFAARRAGELYVPYYTRAEIEAQPVTGQAYYMRPEDYFFMQIQGSGYLTLEDGTRFMAAYAADNGLPFVGIAKTLTERGLMKKEQTSGEAIRQWLADNRGPVAQEVMNQNPRYAFFSMDMTKMEPLGAAAIPLPAGAAIAIDPSFHPYGDLYWVDADAGSLSGAFPAYRRLVAALDTGGAIRGKIRADLYMGHGDRAGREAGRVKHKLRLWRIVPAE